From Osmerus mordax isolate fOsmMor3 chromosome 7, fOsmMor3.pri, whole genome shotgun sequence:
GGTTACCATTCAAGAAATTGCCAGAGAGTGTACTGTAGATCTTCTTTGCCAATACATAACTTCAGTAATCTTCTACCTTGTTTGGGTACTCAGTCTCACTCGAGTGGAATGTTACCACAGCATGAGAGTTGTCATTTGGTTTTAGGTCTCTATCAGTAAGTTTCACAACTGTATAATTTAAGACTACTTAGATGAACGAATTATTTGTGTATATATGAAGTTTAATTTGTGTGTCGATACATGCTTGTGAACGTTTGGGTTGCCTTTTGAGACGCAAAGAATGTTTCATTGTTTTACTTACCCCAGACTCAAGTCTATTTGCCTGCTATGCTGAAAGAACATTGTATATTTGAGATGAAATAGATTCTTATGCTTGCTAAATATGACACGTGCCAATGCAACAGTTGAATTAAATAATATTTTACCTTAGAATAACTTCATTTATTTATAAGAAATCTCCCCATTTTAGTGCCAAGAGTATACATGTATAGGTTTATGCTCTGCGAGAATGGACCATGTGATGCTCGTACTCCTACTGTTGCCAAATAAAATATTGATAAAACGCACGTTTGAATTACACAATTTTtgaagaatgtttttttttacctatCTCGCTAGAATGCTCGTGGTAGGGCGTTTAGATTGCATTAACGATCATTCGATCAGCCTACTCCATTGatgaataaaaacatttcaCAAGGGATGCAAGAAAAGGTTCACGACTGACTGATAAGATCCTTATGCATTTTTTATGAATTTACGAACGACCACCTGGTTACCATCGTTACTAGACAACAAAAGGAAATAATGGCTGTACGGTATTCAGGTAAAATAACTGTTACGGCTTCTTAAAAAGATCATAAAATGTGTACCTATTTGACATCGTAATTTGTGCTAGGTCCCCATGGGAACGTAGCTTTTGCAAGTTGCCAGGAGAGGAAAGTGTTCCCGACCCACTATGCTCCTAATCGCTTGGGCAACACGATGTCATATCAGCGAAACTCACATCTTGGCCCTGGCTGCTATGACAATCACGAGGTAAGTGACCCATCTATGTATGATAAAATCCATGCAACTTCCTACTTCCAATGAACCATGATGGAACAACTGAAAAATAGCCTGTTTGCACAATCCCTGATTTCTTCCTGCTTATTCCATCATAGATTTATACCTTCGCGCATGATATACAAAAGAGACCAGAGAGTAATAAAGGATACGTTATTGCTGCAAGGACTGCTGCACGATTTATTCCCAACACTCAGGTTTGTTACAACATCTCGTCATAGCTTACATTAAGTGTATGAAGAGCTGTAttcatctctttctcactctccagACAATCGTACTTTCACCTCAGAAGTATCAGCCGGATAACACTCGGCCTACGGTATTCATTCCCAACAGAACACCCTTCAACAGCACCAATCTGAGGTTCAGGACTAAGTCTGTTGCTGCTGACTGCAATCCAGGGTGAGTAAGTGGTGGCTTTAATACTTCAATTCTGCACTGGTAACCTCAGACATGTGAGATGCATTGCATGCTTATTCAACTACATTTATAGCCTATTAATTTTGACAAATGTACTTGTGCAGCCCTGGGGCATACACTCCAGAGGTTTCTTGCAGCAAGAAAGTGTCCTGGCCTATGAAGTTTGGTTCTCCAGACTGGGCTAGACTGTCTAAGCCAGAGAGGAGAGCACTCAGGATGGAGGTGTGTGGATGAGCTCAACAACTCATTGTTATGCTACCCTACTTATCCTACTTGTTCTCTGATTTCATTAAGCATAGCTGTGATAATGAAATCAGAAATGCAATTCTTTTTGTGAGCATTTTTATTATAAAAACAGAAACCGCAGGTAAAAACGATATAActaaaataatgagaaatttACAGTGACAGACAAGAACTCCCTGTTGTTTATTTTGTTATTGTACATAGAACTGTAACAATACCGAGTACGGTAAACTCAAACTTCTCATTCATCTTttcattttgaaaacaaaatactcaTTGAACTGTATTTGTGGTCTTTGatatatgtactgtactgtcctgCAGCAACATATAActattttatgttttttctttgtctttaaTTATGTTCAGCTCCCTTGTGACAAGGAGTTTCAAAAGCAGAGGACCAGAGAAGCATACCTCAGTCTATTTTACTCCTGATTCTTCTAGAAGCCTATTCCGTTACAGGCAGAAATAAACTACTTTTTTGATGTATTCAGCCATCTTTCGTGGTCTCTACTAGATACAGAAACTGGACATGGCAGATGAAACATCTGTGCCCATTTATTCTGTAATAGATTCAAATGCGTCTTGGGGGAACATAAAGTttttcacaacaacaaaaaacaaacattcatgACCTGCTCAATATGCTCATATAACTGTTGGCATTATTGGGAAATTACCAAACAGAAATTGGAACCTTGATACATTTGGAAAATATTTTacacatttttttgttgtttttttaccacAAGACTTGATGCTCAGTTGTGCACATTTGGCATGTTTACATGAAGCCAGGGTTGCAAGTCAGAGTCTCCCTTCAGCTGAGGGACAAGCAGCCACAGATTGAGAGTTCTCACCAATCCTCCCTATGGGTCCACTTCTCATAGAGGCACAGGGTGGTGGAGCTGGTCTAGAATGTTCCATTTGTTgtggctgacagacaggagtCCATATTAATTTCACAACATTTTAATTATTCTCACTTCTTTCTCCTTACTTTGGGTTTCTTGACTGGTCTCAAATATGGGTTGTCTATCATGTTCTCCTCACTGGCCTTCACTGAGGGCACCACACCCCCAGGGGGCAGCACTGAATTTTCCTTATCAGCTCCCGGATCATCCTGGTTTAGTAAAGAAAAACATACAGAAGGTACCCAGCTAAATTGGTGGTTTTGAACAGACATTTATCAGATTTTTTTCATTGCACAGCCTTCGAGTGCAATGTTTCAGAACATGACTTATTATAATCAAATTATAAATGACAGGGTTTCCATGAAAAGGTAGTTTAGCAAGGATCATATTGTGAGGGACATACATTCTCATGCGGTATTATGTTTTCCCCTGAAAACTATAGATAACCTACACTAATAAGAGATGGCTTTGTTACCTACCAAAGCATTGAGGCGAAACATTTCCTTCTATCATGGTTGCACACAAAGCCTTAGACACAATGCAGCATTAAAATAGGCACTGATCTCAAATAAACCCTTTAACTCTGCCTCTAGAAACGTACTGTGCACAGCATAGCTGCAGGCCTAAGCATCAAGTGATCTGATAGGCTGACTGAAATTGCTGCGATACTGCAGAGAATCCAAAGATACTGTCCCAATCTAATTGAAGTCTCATATTTCGACAGGGAAATATGGTTGTATCGTTTGGCAGGCATATTTACAGCCAGGACTCACGCTGATGATGTTTCCAGGAGTGTTCTCGCTGTCTGTCTGGTCGTCTTGTTCTGAGGAGTCCGTCTCCTCCAGGGTCTGCAGCTCCAGCTCTGAAGGGAGCAGAGCACTCAGGTATGGAATGGCGCTCCGCTGCGCTGCGATCACTGACACAacaaaagcccccccccccaaaaaaaagcgAATCCATCAATACCCAAACAAACGCACTCCCAAaatctgtcttggaggtccagCAGGAACAAACCACTACGGTGAAGCTGTGAGAGGAACTAAAGCTCGACCTACAgggggaacgggggggggggctggagtgaGACTGAGGATAGGCCATCTCTGGACAACAACAACCACTCACACGGGAAGgcagtgatgtcatctttaaagaGGCTCTGCGTTTCTCCCGTCTTGGCCATGAAGCGTGTCAGCGCCCGCTCCACATCCCTCCGCTGTGACGCGGccttctctctcaccacctGGTAGTCTGACACAGGCTCCCGAAAcgtctgggggagagaggacgggggtTAGCTCCTCCACCCAGGTAGTCCATGTGAGTCTCGGTCGAACATTTGAAAGTGTTGATGATAAGATCTGTATTTGGTTGTGAAATTGTGGTAATGCAGGCTCATTTCCTCTGTTTGAAATAGGGGTTGACTCACAGGTGTTTTGATGTAGGTGTGAGGGTCTGGGAACTCTGGGAAGTGGCTGGGGATATGGGAGGGATGCGTACGTTTCTGCCCAGCAATCAAGGCCTTGGGAACCACAGGCAGGTTTGTCACTGGAGCTGCAATACACAGAATGATCAGTCCCCATCTTCATGCCATATTAATTACCCTGGGAGGTACCAACATTCCATGACAATTGTGCTGACCATGTCCTGTATTAAATTGTATACAATGGCATTCCTCAATGGATCCTATCCTTAGTGAAACTATCTGAATTTGGTTTCCATCCGAGCATAAGGACAGCACAGGTAGGGGCTACTCACGGGCAGTTATCACCATCCTCTGGGATCTCTTGGCATACACTGGTAGAGTGTCCACATTGAATCCTTTTGTAAAAAAGGAAAAGGGGAAAAAATATTATTAGATTGAATCAGACTTCGAAAGAAACCTACTAGCTGCATGTCTAGACAAACGCTTCCCCTACCCATTTCAATGAGCGAGACCACAGCATCGGAGAGAGTAGGTATGCTTCTTGCGGTGTGTTCACAGTAGCTTTTGGCGCATCGTCCCACTTCTGATATATCTGGAACAGCACAGAAGACAACAATTACTgcaagtaataaaaaaaaaacgaacttACTATGCATTTGACTTAAAACACCTAGCAACAGATACTCATTCACGAAAAACAGTGACCGTCATGACGTACAGCTCTGCATCATCTCCGTTAGTGACTCCACGGCGGCCTTCTCTGCGCTCTCGAACCCGCACTCAGTCAACAGAGCGCTCACCACAACTTGGAGAGTTCGACGCCTAGCGAGGTGGTAATTCTCTGCAGGAGTGGTGGTTGTCTTTCCGCCGCCTGAGCGCTGTAAAACAATAATTTAGCTTTATAGTATCTAACTGACTGACATCGTCATGTGAACAACCTTGTTCTAAATGTTTGTTGCTGCCAGTGCCATGTAAAACTTCAACATACTGGGTACGACTCAACGGCCCCTACTGTGTGTATTCTCAATAAATCGTAGAGCCACGTCGTGCCAGGATTTAGTCCGAGACCGTCACCGTATCGtcacaaataaaatgtattgtatttaCCCCTCCTATATTCAGCGATCCTCCGGCTGCCACCGCAGGATCTGCCATCGTTTCTTGTTCAAATTTGAGTGCTTCTAAAACAATTTTACAAACACATAACCCCACTAATTAAGAGCATGTCAGGCTACTTCAACTTGAAACCAGCAAATGTAGGAACGAAAACAGACAAGCGTCATTTCCTGTTGTCAGACGGAagtcttctctctttgtcttttttgACGTCGTTTTAGTTGGTAGGTAGAACGGTTTGCTATTGACGCTTGCTGGTTGGAGTGTGTCATTGCAGAGGCACATTGCAAATGGTAGATTGAGTAGGCCTGATTGATCTGCGTTGGTTATATGAGAAATACTATTACATAGGCCTACTATAAAATCAGAGAGGAAATGTGTCACAAGCAGTGTTGGGGGTAACGCGTTACTGTAATCAGATTACATTTGTCTGTAACGCAGTATTACTGTTGATAACTTCAGTAATCGCATTACAGTTACTAATAAAAACATGCCTTGCATTACTTACGTTACTTGCATTACTGCGATCTGCATATCGGgaggagaaaaaacaacaaatcaaacttCCCTTTACAGTAGGCTACGTGTGTTTGCTTAACACTCGTCAGTTGACTTAGCCCCAGAGTTCAGGAGGCGAAACAAGAATGGCAGAGCCGCTTAGGACGTCTTttgaggggtggatggaggtatGCACAGGTAGGTATGTAGGTATCGTATTAGTTGCGCGAAAGGACAAAAACGTAActgtacaatgtacattgtgCCCACGCCAAAAACACCTCTCCACCGCCGCGAACACAACCTCTAATCCGTCTAAGCATCTTGGCTGGTGTCGTGGCGTTTTTGGTTGATGTTCACAACTTTTTTGTCAGCTTTGTggtattaaaaagcataaaagagagatctgtcctcatTATAATAAGTATGAGTTGATTTGGACATATATATTGTTATTTGGCAAGTGCATCTCAGGTAGGTAACTAGTAGTGTAACTATTTCAGCAGTGAGTAATCTATTAAAGTAAagcattacttttttttttaagtaactagtaatgtgtaatctattactttttttgagtaactaccccaacactggtcacaagtgtgtatttgttataTTTAACATATCAACACTACCTCAAATGCTTGAGACTTAACTTGTAACTGCTGCCAATAGTCACACACATTCTATCATTGCAAGTAAAAAAGTAAGGAGTCGTTAGTAGCTGAAAAAcaggtttattttgttttttattttattttaaatttaaTTCCTTTCATCATGAAACATCTGCTGCCCAGCAGCCGGCATCACTGTAGCCTGCAGTTAAAGTCCATCCACTTCTCAATTCCTGTCAGCCAATCTGTCCAAGGGGGCCCTAGATTTGACTTATTTATATGATAATCTGTACAGTGCTTCATTTTATTGTATGTCTTCCGTAACTTCTGTTTCCACATTCTATGTGTTTTGTATGCTGTTGTCCTGAAAGCTGTATTAAGAGTTCCAGCAATGTACAGACGAAGAAGGCATTTCCGTTTCAACAGGCACATGACCTTCTCCTCTTACCAATCATCTGCAGGGTCTTTGCTTTGACCCCAATCTCAGTTTGAAGCACCTCCACAACATCAGGCTTGGAGATGGCTGTTTGTGACTTTAGCATCACCTTCTCTGTGACAAACTCTGTTACTTCCTCATCAGTGGGCTCCTGCTCAGCAAATGGGAGGCAGACGGTCTCCACAAACCCGCCCATCATGCCGATGAAAGCCAGGGTGGTCCCCAGCATGTACATCTTCAGCATGACCCGACTGGGCTTCTGGTTCAACATCTCTTTGGCAAATGGGATGATCTCACTCATTGTGTCCATAGTGATAGTTTTCACTGCATGGAGGGGAAAGCAAAACTTATCAGAAAATTAACGTTTTCTGTTTGAAGACAGATCAAGATGGACAATAATCTTGTGTGTTTAAAATAGTATAATTTGTACTTACATGTATAGGTAGGGACCCGGAATGCTGATCTTTCCTTCGTGTTCTCCTCAATCAAGCATCCACAAGCAAAGACACAATGAGCGGTTCTGGAATTTAAACACAATTTTATCCATGTCAACACCCACTATGTTGTAAATAATGAATATTCATGAAGCAGTGTTATTTTATGGTGGtggttctgtgagtgtgtgcgtgtgtatgtgtgtgtagaggggaggggggggggggggtgcgtgggAGGGCACTTAACTCTGTCTTCCCTCTGCAGTCTGCAATACACTTACTAGGAGCTTTTTCTTGTTAACGAGCATTGGGTACAAGGGTAATATTGTCTTTGGTGCAAAGCCCAGGAAAACATGCCAAGAGATATTAAGAAAGTGCTGTCTTGATACACTTTTTGGGCTAAGAAAACAGACCCAATGCTCTAGACCAGCATGTTCAGTAACAATGTAATGCAGGTGAAACGTACTTTAAATTGAATAGGTCTAGGGAAACAATAAACTACTGTGCTACTAATGTGAAAACACAGAGATGGAAACACAAGAGGCCTGTTCTATTTAGACACACTCCTAGGATCTTTGGTCATCCCATCTTCAAAACTAGGTAAACAGTAACAGATAACATTTAAAGAATTTCCAAAAAACTAAAGTGGTAGCCATAGAAAGGTTAAATTAACAGGAACACTACACATGAAGCTGAACATTGGCCATCAGAAGCAACTGAGTTGAGTGTCCAGTGTCTTGTTGCACATTGATCACCATCAGGAGAGGTTTCTTTACATCCAATCAGAATGCTCCTGTGAGTAAAAACCTGCCTATTTATTGGCTGCACTAATGCCTTTTGTATTTGGTTATTGTGATATCGTCACTTTCTTATCAAACACAATTGTAGATACATGCTATAGTTTTGTGGACGTCACAAGACAATGTGCCTTGGCCTCACAACGTGACTGTCAAGGGTCCAAATTGATGTGAGGAGTTAGGGTATATGTGTGGAGGGCCATGCCCTTTGACCTGCTTGACGAGAGTAGGACAGCAGTCGTCTGACTTATGAAACTTTGATTCTTGTCATCGAGAACCATGTGTTGTAATAACAAAATGTTTGTAATGACAAAATGACACAGACTCAGTAAAACATGTTGGTTTTAACTGAACCTTGCAATCCATTCTGTAGACTGTGGTGAAAGGTATGCTGTTTTcctacctgaaacacacacaaaaacatctaTATTATTGTCTGTTAATGAGTGACAAAGTCcagcaataaaataaacattctggCAAACATATAGTATTAATTTCGATGTGCCAAATAGCAACAAGATAAATTTGGCATGGAGCCATGATAATAAACTAAGAAGGTACTttacaaaatacaaaagaaGATTGTTGCAAGTGTGTCTAAGCATTCACAGTTTTTAagattaaaatatattttttctttaatCAAAAGCGCTATTTGCCTTTTTGTTTTGTCTGGTTTCATCTAACCTTTTAAACTTCCTGTAATACATGAGTAATATATCAGGACAGACATCATGTGTACAAGGAGGGAGCAGCTAAGGACCCTGGGTTCAGCtggttgtgtttgtgactgtgggGAAACTAAGATACTGTTCAGGGACCTGTGGTCTATATTTCCGAATATTGTGCCATGCTCTTTAACCTGAATGGGGAGTCTGTCTCCTCCAGTATTACTTCTGGTCAACTATCTTATGGCTGGAAGAGGTagggggtgggtgagagagcTGCCACGCTACTTGAATCCCTGAACGTTAAGTGTTTTGATCCccaccatttacattacatttacatttagtcatttagcagacgctcttatccagagcgacttacagtaagtacagggacattctccccgaggcaagtagggtgaagtgccttgcccaaggacacaacgtcatttggcacagccaggaatcgaactggcaaccttctggcAAAATTCTGCTGTACATGTTTGAACTATTAAGTCAACAAGACCTGGATGAAatctaaaaaaataaaaaatatacgtCAATTTCAAACTAAAGTAGGTCACTATTTGCTACCTACAGGTATCCTGCCTTGCTTTGCTATTACATACGTACTCCATGTTATCATGGTCAAGTTGATTAGGGACAAAGGAGTGATACAATGAGGTCAAAGCAGGAGGACCTGctcagagagagtgaagagacaaGAACAACAGCCAAGGATGATGTATACAGGCTTTATTGATGAACACCTACAGGGGAACCCCGTAACAAACACAGAATTAGACAGAATTTGATGTGTTCAACAATTTATCAATACAAATCACGAATGAGCATGACACACAGAGCAACTTATCCTGTGTTTTTATTGGAGGTTAAACATTATCAATTTAATTGAGTAATATCACTAATCACTTGAGAAATATCACTAATATCTCTTCATAATCTCTTTTAGCATTAAGATTCATTATATTTACACTAGTATAGAGAGGCCTGGTGAGTTGGCAGGTCAATAACGGTACATAGTAAATCATATTTACACTGCTGGATAATTAGCCAGTGTGAAAATAACACTATGGGTTTTTCTATTCAGCTAAattgcaatatactcttcagaACACATCAAAAGCTCTGTATTTTCAGTACAAAAATTTAATGtatattataaaaataaaacttgACAGAAAAAAGTAGACATGAGATAGTCATAAAGACTAAATTGCACATTGAACAGGGGACAGTTTTACAATATTCCATTGAAGCAAAATTAGATTGCATTTCAGCAGTGGCCAtaccattttttaaatattttccaGCATGTTTCGACAACTTTCTAAAGACGTGACATCTCTATTCACATTCTCTTCCTTGTTTTGACTCATATATCACATGAAACTCTGGAGAGcatactgtactgcactgtacCCACTCAAAGTCTGCCAGTAATCAATTGGTGAGTGCCTTTTCACAAGCATATGAACACAAAGACAATAACGTTTGATGCGTTAACGATACAAACAAGCTGGCCCTGACACCAACGGTTACAGCAGAGGTTACATTGAAATAGAAGGAATATACACATATTCAAACATGGCTCAGTAAACAGTGAGCTCActcatccctctctgtttctgaaCTGGATGGTGGAATACCTTGTGGTGAAAGAggtcttgtgtgtttgtctgtagttGGTACGTTTATGCAAGCTTTGTTGAGTTGCTCTGAGGTTTCTGCAGGCACGCTTCAGAATTCCTGCTGGTTCTGAAACTCTCTGGCCGGGCAGGCCATCATGAGAAACCCGGGCCAGTCTCAGGTTGTGGGCAGGCCCACACCAAGCAACCACGGCAGCTCAGTCAGTGGACTGAAACTGACCTGCAGGAGACAGGGACACACGTTTAGACAAGAAAACACACCTTTCTGTACACCAGCGATACAATCTCTGAATGCAACATGGTCTGTGAAGGAAAGTAGTACGTAGGAGTCAAGTACGTAGGTAACATCTCATCGCATACCTAGTAAAATCAAACTGCTCCAAGTTCCAAGTTCCTTCACATGACAGAGCACACACCAGTCTGCAGGGTCTTGCCACTGCGGTTGACGCCCCTGTTCCCACACCTGCAACAGGAACAAAGATACACCAATGTAGTAGTGATACATACAAAACAATGAGAACAACTACTAGTTTGAATGAGCCGCGGGAGTCTGTTGAGAGAAGCACTTAACGTACCCGTTAAGATTGGCAGGTTCTGAGTGGTAGACATGCTTGCCCTGCTCAGAGATACATGGGGCATGGTGGGGCTCGCTTTGAATGGTCCTCAAGGGGTGGTGGCTCTTCAGCTCATGGGTGCTGAGCGGCAGGGCCATGTGGTCCCCTATGATGTTCTCCTTGGGCTCTAGGAGGTTGGGGTCCAAGTTCTTGCGGGTCTTGGGAGGGGATGAGACGTCAACGACCTTAATGTCTGGAACGATCACTGGTATCCTGACCTGTTTCTCGGAGTGAGCCAGCTGCAGCTTCCGCATGTGGTTGATGGCCACTGTGGCATTGAAGGCTTGCTGGAACACAACAGAGAGGACAAAGGTATGGTTAAAATCAGGCAAACAAACAGAGATCTCATGATCATATAACGTTCATTGTGAATCAGTTGGGTTTCATAACTGTGTGTGAACTGTTAAGtagtttattttttacaaaacaaTTTGTCCTTCTGGATAA
This genomic window contains:
- the g0s2 gene encoding G0/G1 switch protein 2, which produces MDTMSEIIPFAKEMLNQKPSRVMLKMYMLGTTLAFIGMMGGFVETVCLPFAEQEPTDEEVTEFVTEKVMLKSQTAISKPDVVEVLQTEIGVKAKTLQMIGKRRRSCAC
- the taf8 gene encoding transcription initiation factor TFIID subunit 8 → MADPAVAAGGSLNIGGRSGGGKTTTTPAENYHLARRRTLQVVVSALLTECGFESAEKAAVESLTEMMQSYISEVGRCAKSYCEHTARSIPTLSDAVVSLIEMGFNVDTLPVYAKRSQRMVITAPPVTNLPVVPKALIAGQKRTHPSHIPSHFPEFPDPHTYIKTPTFREPVSDYQVVREKAASQRRDVERALTRFMAKTGETQSLFKDDITAFPLIAAQRSAIPYLSALLPSELELQTLEETDSSEQDDQTDSENTPGNIISDDPGADKENSVLPPGGVVPSVKASEENMIDNPYLRPVKKPKVRRKK
- the LOC136945256 gene encoding ciliary microtubule-associated protein 3-like; the encoded protein is MAVRYSGPHGNVAFASCQERKVFPTHYAPNRLGNTMSYQRNSHLGPGCYDNHEIYTFAHDIQKRPESNKGYVIAARTAARFIPNTQTIVLSPQKYQPDNTRPTVFIPNRTPFNSTNLRFRTKSVAADCNPGPGAYTPEVSCSKKVSWPMKFGSPDWARLSKPERRALRMELPCDKEFQKQRTREAYLSLFYS